A genomic segment from Nicotiana tabacum cultivar K326 chromosome 9, ASM71507v2, whole genome shotgun sequence encodes:
- the LOC107765697 gene encoding xyloglucan O-acetyltransferase 1 has translation MDTINPFKDQPHHFPLRKLLLLALYALLPIIFLFHLIGPLSLSQTKHSLIVTTSSSTPPKEVGNDNVEISCDYSDGKWVHDKLGPLYTKCGTVKEGQNCIPHGRSDKGYLYWRWKPKNCQLPRFDPKSFLQILKNKNLAFVGDSLARNQLESLLCLLATVSPPNLVFSHGEDNKFRKWHFPSHNVNVSIYWSPFLVKGIEKSDKKNYNSLFLDSVDEKWASDLGQLDMIILSVGHWFLHSAVYYYGDSVLGCHYCSGQNYTEIGFYDVYGKAYRTTLKTIIERRGNNNKGNGGVLDVIVTTFSPAHFEGEWDKFGACPKTKPYNPEEIKLEWMDAQMRETTINQVNAAKKEAENLSNVRIEAVDVTKLALLRPDGHPGPYMHPFPFANGIEERVQNDCVHWCLPGPIDTWNEILLQVIKNLTG, from the exons ATGGATACAATTAATCCATTCAAAGACCAACCTCATCATTTTCCCTTGAGGAAGTTATTACTTTTGGCTTTGTATGCTCTTCTCCCTATAATATTTCTATTTCACTTAATTGGgcctctctctctttctcaaaCTAAACATTCACTAATCGTCACCACCTCTTCTTCAACTCCACCAAAAG AAGTGGGAAATGATAATGTCGAAATTTCATGTGACTATAGCGATGGCAAATGGGTTCATGACAAATTAGGCCCTTTATATACAAAATGTGGTACGGTAAAAGAAGGACAAAACTGCataccacatggaagatctgataAAGGCTATCTTTATTGGAGATGGAAGCCAAAAAATTGTCAACTTCCCAGGTTTGACCCAAAATCTTTTCTACAAATTCTCAAGAACAAGAATTTAGCCTTTGTTGGTGATTCCTTGGCTAGAAATCAATTGGAGTCATTACTCTGCTTGTTAGCCACAGTTAGTCCTCCTAATTTAGTCTTTAGTCATGGTGAGGATAATAAGTTTAGGAAATGGCATTTTCCTTCACACAATGTGAATGTATCAATATATTGGTCACCTTTTCTCGTTAAAGGTATAGAAAAATCAGACAAGAAAAACTATAATTCTCTATTTTTGGACTCTGTGGATGAGAAATGGGCTTCTGATTTAGGGCAATTGGATATGATTATTTTATCAGTGGGACATTGGTTCTTGCATTCAGCAGTGTATTACTATGGGGACTCAGTACTAGGTTGTCATTACTGTTCTGGTCAGAATTACACTGAAATTGGATTTTATGATGTTTATGGCAAGGCATATCGGACTACTCTTAAGACAATAATTGAGAGGAGAGGCAATAATAATAAGGGCAATGGAGGGGTACTTGATGTGATTGTGACAACATTTTCACCAGCACATTTTGAAGGAGAGTGGGACAAGTTTGGGGCATGTCCTAAAACAAAGCCTTATAATCCAGAGGAGATAAAGCTCGAATGGATGGACGCGCAGATGAGGGAAACAACGATAAATCAAGTGAATGCTGCAAAAAAGGAAGCTGAGAATCTGTCTAATGTAAGAATTGAGGCAGTGGATGTAACAAAATTAGCATTACTAAGGCCAGATGGTCATCCTGGACCTTATATGCATCCATTTCCATTTGCTAATGGGATCGAGGAACGCGTACAGAATGACTGTGTTCATTGGTGTTTGCCAGGTCCTATTGATACATGGAATGAGATTTTACTGCAAGTGATCAAGAATTTGACAGGTTAA